In Planctomycetota bacterium, a genomic segment contains:
- the gltB gene encoding glutamate synthase large subunit, which produces MPSRRPAPPPAQGLYDPAYEHDACGVGFVVQMHGRRSHQVVRQGLELLENLAHRGACGCDPLTGDGAGILVQTPHDFFTAVAPQAGIRLPKPGDWAVGNVFLPPDVEEQESAEQLFARLCREEGQELLGWRTVPTDNRPIGGTARDVEPTVRQAFVGRGAKTSREHFDWKLYVVRRRFEIELGHLGLVGQTFIYVCSLSSKTVIYKGLLLADQVARYYPDLSDQRLTSCLALVHQRYSTNTFPTWDLAHPFRYIAHNGEINTIRGNINWMHARERLLDHPVFGPDLAKITPVVRPGGSDSATLDNVLELLVQAGRPIEEAISMLIPEPWSGHAGLADDLKAYYEYQACLVEPWDGPAAIAFTDGSRIGATLDRNGLRPGRWWQMKDGLVVLASESGVLDLPAAQVVRKGRLRPGRMFLVDTREGRIVEDEEIKRRLATARPWREWIRSGQVRLDDLPDPPEAAKLSASRACLAGAPAAAVGPDGDPQPHDASAPHAVDPWHAAGVAGERASLLELQRACGYTLEDLKVILGPMATDGAEPVGSMGNDTPLAVLSDRPQLLANYFKQLFAQVTNPPLDAIREEIITSLVTTIGAEGNLLATTPEQCRLLRLETPVVTNAQCARIKALDRPGLVARTLSLVFPAADGPAGMRRRLEELRGEASAALAAGATILVLSDRGVDRDRVALPALLATGAIHHHLVRAGTRTRCGLVVETAEAREVHHFALLTGYGAGAVNPYLAFATIDQMQAEGMITADLPREKLHALFVKAASKGLLKVMSKMGISTQQSYRGAQIFEAVGLAQDLIDECFARTPSRIGGIGLDGVAAETLRRHEHAWPRTLVPQSLELDVGGRYQWRRKGEAHMLSPDVVSRLQQATQINSREEFRRYQQLIDEQQTRLLTLRGLLDFVWAADDPTSAGPVPLEEVEPAREIVKRFATGAMSYGSISKEAHETLAVAMNRIGGRSNTGEGGEDPVRYQPDPTGDSKNSSIKQVASGRFGVTSLYLVNARELQIKMAQGAKPGEGGQLPGHKVDREIARIRHSTPGVGLISPPPHHDIYSIEDLSQLIHDLKNANRFARVSVKLVAEVGVGTVAAGVSKGKADVVLISGHDGGTGASPQTSIMHAGLPWELGLAEAHQVLVLNDLRGRIVVQTDGMIRTAKDVVIATMLGAEEYGIATASLVVLGCIMMRKCHLNTCPVGIATQDPELRRRFTGQPEHVVNFFFLLAEEVRELMARLGFRTIAEMVGRVDRLDTREAIAHWKARGLDFSTILHKPQAPPHVKTWCQDRQDHGLERSLDMTTLLRACRPALEDGQPVKLTLPIRNVHRTVGTIIASEVTRRFGAAGLPEDTIDITFTGSAGQSLLAFGSPGVTIRVEGDVNDYCGKGLSGGRIVVRPPRQATFRAEDNVIAGNVVLYGATSGEVFIRGIAGERFCVRNSGAEAVVEGIGDHGCEYMTGGRAVILGATGRNFAAGMSGGIAYVWDLTGGFAALVNREMVELEPLDPGDLEYLRGRIEKHVALTDSTRGREILERWSSESSRFVKVMPTDYKRALAELRRLQEREQAEARAEEAKVHG; this is translated from the coding sequence ATGCCATCGCGTCGCCCCGCTCCGCCTCCCGCCCAGGGCCTCTACGATCCCGCCTACGAGCACGATGCCTGCGGCGTGGGGTTCGTCGTGCAGATGCACGGCCGCCGCAGCCACCAGGTGGTTCGGCAGGGGCTCGAGCTGCTCGAGAACCTCGCCCACCGCGGGGCCTGCGGCTGTGATCCGCTGACCGGCGACGGCGCCGGAATCCTCGTGCAGACACCGCACGATTTCTTCACGGCCGTCGCGCCGCAGGCCGGGATCCGGCTCCCCAAGCCGGGCGACTGGGCGGTCGGCAACGTCTTCCTGCCGCCCGATGTCGAGGAGCAGGAGAGTGCCGAGCAGCTGTTCGCCAGGCTGTGCCGCGAGGAGGGGCAGGAGCTCCTCGGGTGGCGCACCGTGCCGACCGACAATCGCCCGATCGGCGGCACCGCGCGCGACGTCGAACCGACCGTCCGCCAGGCGTTCGTCGGTCGGGGGGCGAAGACGAGCCGCGAGCACTTCGACTGGAAGCTGTATGTCGTCCGGCGCCGCTTCGAGATCGAGCTGGGGCACCTCGGGCTCGTCGGCCAGACCTTCATCTACGTCTGCTCGCTGTCGAGCAAGACGGTGATCTACAAGGGGCTGCTGCTGGCCGACCAGGTCGCGAGGTACTACCCCGACCTCTCCGACCAGCGGCTCACCAGTTGCCTGGCGCTGGTCCACCAGCGATACAGCACCAACACCTTCCCGACCTGGGATCTTGCCCACCCGTTCCGCTACATCGCCCACAACGGCGAGATCAACACGATCCGCGGCAACATCAACTGGATGCACGCCCGCGAGCGCCTCCTCGACCATCCGGTGTTCGGCCCCGACCTGGCGAAGATCACCCCGGTGGTCCGCCCCGGGGGCAGCGATTCGGCGACGCTCGACAACGTCCTCGAACTGCTCGTCCAGGCCGGACGCCCGATCGAGGAGGCGATCAGCATGCTGATCCCCGAGCCGTGGAGCGGCCATGCCGGCCTCGCCGACGACCTCAAGGCCTACTACGAGTACCAGGCCTGCCTCGTCGAGCCATGGGACGGTCCGGCGGCGATCGCGTTCACCGACGGCTCGCGGATCGGGGCGACTCTCGATCGCAACGGGCTCCGCCCCGGGCGCTGGTGGCAGATGAAGGACGGGCTCGTGGTCCTGGCGAGCGAGTCGGGCGTCCTCGACCTGCCGGCGGCGCAGGTGGTGCGCAAGGGACGGCTCCGCCCCGGGCGGATGTTCCTCGTCGACACCCGCGAGGGGCGGATCGTCGAGGACGAGGAGATCAAGCGCCGTCTGGCGACGGCCCGGCCGTGGCGCGAGTGGATCCGGTCGGGGCAGGTGCGGCTCGACGACCTGCCCGATCCCCCCGAGGCGGCGAAGCTGTCGGCCTCGCGCGCTTGCCTCGCCGGGGCGCCGGCGGCCGCCGTCGGCCCCGACGGCGATCCGCAGCCCCACGACGCCTCCGCGCCGCACGCCGTCGATCCCTGGCACGCCGCCGGCGTGGCGGGGGAGCGCGCGAGCCTCCTCGAACTGCAGCGCGCCTGTGGCTACACGCTCGAGGACCTCAAGGTGATCCTCGGGCCGATGGCCACCGACGGCGCCGAGCCGGTCGGGTCGATGGGCAACGACACGCCGCTGGCGGTGCTCTCCGACCGGCCGCAGCTCCTTGCCAACTACTTCAAGCAGTTGTTCGCGCAGGTCACCAATCCGCCCCTCGACGCGATCCGCGAGGAGATCATCACGTCGCTGGTGACGACGATCGGTGCCGAGGGGAATCTCCTCGCGACCACCCCGGAGCAGTGCCGGCTGCTGCGCCTCGAGACCCCGGTCGTGACCAACGCCCAGTGCGCGCGGATCAAGGCGCTCGACCGCCCCGGGCTGGTGGCGCGGACGCTGTCGCTGGTCTTTCCCGCGGCCGACGGCCCGGCGGGGATGCGGCGGCGGCTCGAGGAGCTGCGCGGCGAGGCGTCGGCGGCGCTGGCCGCGGGGGCGACGATCCTCGTCCTCTCCGACCGGGGCGTGGACCGCGACCGGGTGGCACTGCCGGCGCTGCTGGCGACCGGTGCGATCCACCATCACCTCGTCCGCGCGGGGACGCGCACGCGCTGCGGGCTGGTCGTCGAGACGGCGGAGGCCCGCGAAGTCCACCATTTCGCCCTCCTCACCGGATACGGCGCCGGGGCGGTCAATCCCTACCTCGCGTTCGCGACGATCGACCAGATGCAGGCCGAGGGGATGATCACCGCCGATCTCCCGCGCGAGAAACTCCACGCGCTGTTCGTCAAGGCCGCCAGCAAGGGCCTGCTCAAGGTGATGAGCAAGATGGGGATCTCGACGCAGCAGAGCTACCGCGGCGCGCAGATCTTCGAGGCGGTCGGGCTGGCGCAGGACCTGATCGACGAGTGCTTCGCCCGGACACCGAGCCGGATCGGGGGCATCGGCCTCGACGGCGTCGCCGCGGAGACGCTCCGCCGCCACGAGCATGCCTGGCCGCGGACGCTCGTCCCGCAATCCCTCGAGCTCGACGTCGGCGGCCGCTACCAGTGGCGCCGCAAGGGGGAGGCCCACATGCTCTCCCCCGACGTCGTCTCCCGGCTCCAGCAGGCGACGCAGATCAACAGCCGCGAGGAGTTCCGCCGCTACCAGCAGCTCATCGACGAGCAGCAGACGCGCCTCCTCACGCTCCGCGGGCTGCTCGATTTCGTCTGGGCCGCCGACGACCCGACCAGCGCCGGGCCGGTGCCGCTCGAGGAGGTCGAGCCGGCGCGGGAGATCGTCAAGCGCTTCGCGACCGGGGCGATGTCGTATGGATCGATCTCCAAGGAGGCCCACGAGACGCTGGCGGTGGCGATGAACCGGATCGGCGGCCGGAGCAACACCGGCGAAGGGGGCGAGGACCCGGTCCGCTACCAGCCCGATCCCACCGGCGACAGCAAGAACTCGTCGATCAAGCAGGTCGCCAGCGGCCGCTTCGGCGTCACCAGCCTGTACCTCGTCAACGCCCGCGAGCTGCAGATCAAGATGGCGCAGGGCGCGAAGCCCGGCGAGGGGGGGCAGCTCCCCGGCCACAAGGTCGACCGTGAGATCGCCCGGATCCGGCACAGCACGCCGGGGGTGGGGCTGATCTCGCCGCCGCCGCACCACGACATCTACTCGATCGAGGATCTCTCGCAGCTGATCCACGACCTCAAGAACGCCAACCGCTTCGCGCGCGTGAGCGTCAAGCTCGTCGCCGAGGTCGGGGTCGGGACCGTGGCGGCTGGGGTCTCGAAGGGGAAGGCCGACGTGGTCCTGATCTCGGGGCACGACGGCGGCACCGGCGCCAGCCCCCAGACGTCGATCATGCACGCCGGGCTCCCCTGGGAGCTGGGGCTGGCCGAGGCCCACCAGGTCCTCGTCCTCAACGATCTCCGCGGGCGGATCGTCGTCCAGACCGACGGGATGATCCGTACCGCCAAGGACGTCGTCATCGCCACGATGCTCGGCGCCGAGGAATACGGCATCGCCACCGCGTCGCTGGTGGTGCTGGGGTGCATCATGATGCGCAAGTGCCACCTCAACACCTGCCCGGTCGGGATCGCCACCCAGGATCCGGAGCTGCGCCGCCGCTTCACCGGCCAGCCGGAACACGTCGTCAACTTCTTCTTCCTCCTCGCCGAGGAGGTGCGCGAGCTGATGGCCCGGCTCGGGTTCCGCACGATCGCCGAGATGGTGGGGCGCGTCGACCGGCTCGACACGCGCGAGGCGATCGCCCACTGGAAGGCCCGCGGCCTCGATTTCTCGACGATCCTCCACAAGCCGCAGGCCCCGCCCCACGTGAAGACCTGGTGCCAGGACCGGCAGGACCACGGCCTCGAGCGCTCCCTCGACATGACGACGCTGCTCCGCGCCTGCCGTCCGGCGCTCGAGGACGGCCAGCCGGTGAAGCTCACGCTGCCGATCCGCAACGTCCACCGGACCGTCGGCACGATCATCGCCAGCGAGGTGACGCGGCGCTTCGGCGCGGCCGGGCTTCCCGAGGACACGATCGACATCACGTTCACCGGCAGCGCCGGGCAGAGCCTGCTGGCGTTCGGCTCGCCCGGGGTCACGATCCGCGTCGAGGGGGACGTCAACGACTACTGCGGGAAGGGACTCTCCGGCGGGCGGATCGTCGTCCGCCCGCCCCGCCAGGCGACGTTCCGCGCCGAGGACAACGTCATCGCCGGCAACGTCGTCCTCTACGGGGCGACCAGCGGCGAGGTCTTCATCCGCGGCATCGCCGGCGAGCGGTTCTGCGTCCGCAACAGCGGCGCCGAGGCGGTCGTCGAGGGGATCGGAGACCACGGCTGCGAGTACATGACCGGCGGGCGGGCGGTGATCCTCGGCGCCACGGGGCGCAACTTTGCCGCCGGGATGAGCGGCGGCATCGCCTACGTGTGGGACCTGACGGGTGGATTTGCGGCGCTGGTCAACCGCGAGATGGTCGAGCTGGAGCCGCTCGACCCCGGGGATCTGGAGTATCTCCGCGGCCGGATCGAGAAGCACGTCGCGCTCACCGACAGCACGCGGGGCCGCGAGATCCTCGAACGCTGGTCGAGCGAGTCGTCACGGTTCGTGAAGGTGATGCCGACCGATTACAAGCGGGCGCTGGCGGAGTTGCGCCGGCTCCAGGAACGCGAACAGGCCGAGGCACGGGCAGAGGAGGCGAAGGTCCATGGGTGA